A single genomic interval of Koleobacter methoxysyntrophicus harbors:
- a CDS encoding SPOR domain-containing protein, with the protein MPENNKRGIPWYLFLLLPVIAIVLGFSITNYILIPYFFPGKGTVDNEVPAMSRPSDEYFLPEIEIYKIQVGAFSKKENSERLGSRLREDSMPAYITQTSPYRVITGIYFDKKQAEDIKDLLIIKGYEVYVARETLWGFSTQDKAEMETAEMFAKFLVQSGSWWYSFYNGNVSHSEWLENGKNIVKMGKEIQRSIDALSESKRTKVYNTADMLLEAALQCFDKALEYANLGNINKVIEINEEYIKNINNFLLKWE; encoded by the coding sequence ATGCCAGAAAACAATAAAAGAGGCATCCCATGGTATCTTTTTCTGTTACTTCCTGTAATTGCTATAGTATTGGGTTTTTCAATTACGAACTATATCCTGATACCTTATTTTTTCCCCGGCAAAGGAACGGTTGATAATGAGGTCCCTGCTATGTCAAGACCTTCTGATGAATATTTTCTTCCGGAAATAGAAATCTATAAAATTCAAGTAGGGGCTTTTTCCAAGAAAGAGAATAGTGAACGGCTGGGCAGCAGGTTAAGAGAAGATAGTATGCCGGCATATATAACACAAACGAGTCCTTACAGAGTAATTACAGGAATTTACTTCGATAAAAAACAGGCTGAAGACATAAAAGACCTTTTGATTATAAAGGGATATGAGGTTTATGTTGCCAGGGAAACTTTATGGGGTTTTTCAACCCAGGACAAGGCAGAGATGGAAACAGCAGAGATGTTTGCAAAGTTTTTAGTTCAAAGCGGTTCCTGGTGGTATAGTTTTTATAATGGTAATGTATCCCATAGTGAATGGCTGGAGAACGGTAAGAATATTGTTAAGATGGGAAAGGAAATCCAAAGGTCAATAGATGCGCTTTCAGAATCTAAAAGAACCAAGGTCTATAATACTGCAGATATGCTGCTTGAAGCAGCTTTACAGTGTTTTGATAAGGCTCTAGAATATGCAAATTTGGGGAATATAAATAAAGTAATAGAGATAAATGAGGAATACATAAAAAATATTAATAATTTTTTGCTAAAATGGGAATGA
- a CDS encoding redox-sensing transcriptional repressor Rex gives MKKYKIPEATINRLTVYSRCLEQEEIKGIETISSAEIARKIGVTPAQVRKDLAYFGEFGTRGVGYNVKDLKKHIMKILGLNSKWNVAIIGAGNLGSALFHYKGFQERGFYVAAIFDNNPEKIGKKMGDKVILDFRQDINNIIKELRISLAIVAVPADSAQEVVDKLVNAGIKGIVNFAPRSLSVPSDVILRRVDLAAQLEILTFNLQSKSQIYGK, from the coding sequence GTGAAGAAATATAAAATTCCTGAGGCTACCATAAATAGATTAACAGTATATTCTCGATGCTTGGAACAAGAAGAAATTAAAGGTATTGAAACCATATCTTCTGCTGAGATTGCAAGGAAGATCGGTGTTACCCCTGCTCAAGTTAGAAAAGACCTTGCCTATTTTGGAGAATTTGGAACACGGGGTGTGGGATACAACGTAAAAGACCTGAAGAAACATATTATGAAAATCCTCGGGCTAAACAGCAAATGGAATGTTGCAATAATCGGGGCAGGTAATTTAGGTTCTGCACTATTTCATTACAAAGGATTTCAGGAGCGGGGTTTTTACGTTGCAGCTATATTTGATAATAACCCCGAAAAGATAGGCAAAAAAATGGGGGATAAGGTTATTCTTGACTTCAGACAGGATATAAATAACATTATCAAGGAATTAAGGATAAGTCTCGCCATAGTAGCCGTACCTGCGGATAGTGCCCAGGAAGTAGTGGATAAACTGGTGAATGCAGGCATAAAAGGCATAGTAAATTTTGCGCCGAGGTCCCTTAGTGTACCTTCTGATGTAATACTGCGGAGGGTGGATTTAGCAGCTCAACTGGAGATACTGACCTTTAATCTTCAAAGCAAGAGCCAAATTTACGGAAAATAA
- a CDS encoding CBS domain-containing protein: protein MIDKRVKEFMNQEIVVISYKRKVKEAKEIMRLKNLTGIPVIDENTGQNHLKSFYPNFNLAFF from the coding sequence TTGATTGATAAAAGGGTAAAAGAATTTATGAATCAAGAGATTGTGGTAATCAGCTATAAAAGAAAGGTTAAAGAAGCTAAAGAGATAATGCGGTTAAAAAATCTAACCGGCATACCGGTAATAGATGAGAATACAGGGCAAAATCATTTAAAAAGCTTCTACCCAAATTTTAACTTGGCTTTTTTTTAA
- a CDS encoding ISAs1 family transposase, with amino-acid sequence MAGDRMTTKIEEYFGEIEDPRADNKRHKLIDIIFMTICAVLCGIEDWDEIAFYCQKREKWFSNFLELPHGVPSKDTFRRVIQRIRPEEFQKCFLKWVEAVRVMTKGEIVAIDGKRVKRSYNKVEGKAAIHLISAWASENKLVLAQIKTEEKSNEITAIPELLRMIAIEGCIVTIDAMGTQKEITKEIVGHNADYVLALKGNQGTLHDEVVEFFDKEVINKSDKLLEQDLAKHGCIMDHLRTIDKGHGRIEIRDYYITDYVSWLSQKDDWTKLQAIGMVKSERIIGDEKSIEYRHFIASIGPDAKEFERAVRGHWGVENKVHWVLDVTYNEDGSRIRKDYGAENMALLRRLTMNLLRKDDTKYMSLKKKRLNCMIDEEYLKYILFE; translated from the coding sequence ATGGCAGGTGATAGAATGACGACGAAAATAGAAGAATATTTTGGAGAAATTGAGGACCCAAGAGCTGATAATAAACGGCATAAATTAATTGATATTATATTTATGACAATATGTGCAGTTTTATGTGGTATAGAAGATTGGGATGAGATAGCTTTTTACTGTCAGAAAAGAGAAAAATGGTTTTCAAATTTTTTAGAATTACCACATGGAGTGCCATCGAAAGATACCTTTAGAAGGGTAATTCAAAGGATCAGGCCTGAAGAGTTTCAAAAATGTTTTTTGAAGTGGGTAGAGGCAGTCAGAGTGATGACAAAAGGTGAGATTGTAGCGATAGATGGAAAAAGGGTAAAACGTTCGTATAATAAGGTTGAAGGTAAAGCTGCAATACACCTTATAAGCGCATGGGCGAGTGAAAACAAACTGGTTTTAGCTCAAATAAAGACAGAAGAAAAATCAAATGAGATAACAGCAATACCTGAACTTCTTAGAATGATAGCTATAGAAGGGTGTATAGTAACAATTGACGCGATGGGAACACAGAAGGAAATCACAAAAGAAATAGTAGGGCATAATGCGGATTATGTATTAGCTCTTAAGGGGAACCAAGGTACTCTTCATGATGAGGTTGTAGAATTTTTTGATAAGGAAGTCATAAATAAAAGTGATAAATTACTTGAGCAGGATCTGGCGAAACATGGCTGTATAATGGATCATTTAAGAACAATAGATAAAGGTCATGGAAGGATAGAAATACGCGACTATTATATTACTGACTATGTTAGTTGGTTAAGCCAGAAAGATGATTGGACTAAATTACAAGCAATTGGAATGGTAAAGTCAGAGAGGATTATAGGTGACGAAAAAAGTATAGAATATCGCCATTTCATAGCAAGTATAGGACCTGATGCCAAAGAATTTGAGAGAGCTGTACGAGGTCACTGGGGAGTAGAAAACAAGGTACACTGGGTTTTGGATGTTACATACAATGAAGATGGTAGCAGGATAAGAAAAGATTATGGAGCAGAGAACATGGCATTGTTGAGGCGATTAACCATGAATTTACTGAGAAAAGATGATACAAAATATATGAGCCTAAAGAAAAAAAGATTAAATTGTATGATTGATGAAGAGTATCTGAAGTATATATTATTTGAATAA
- a CDS encoding CBS domain-containing protein: MSLLQIPNDFALDENKKLVGIISVLDIIKVLEHEGKEGLDMPLEDVMTYPVETLLPEEDIVKAFYKFKKYGFGRLPVIDTSNRVIGIITPMELAEGFARYLGIQENTENITKISDADRQDDNVIKLENSADNEEGDKALLNMRFNIIGGDFNRAGEASGQIKAKLKQLGIDSETIRRAAIASYEAEMNIVIHAYEGALMVTVAEKYIKIIAKDKGPGIPNIELAMQEGYSTASDKIRELGFGAGMGLPNMKRCSDEFEIQSEVGVGTSVKMVIRF, encoded by the coding sequence GTGTCGCTTTTGCAAATTCCAAATGATTTTGCCCTGGATGAGAATAAAAAACTGGTTGGAATTATAAGTGTTTTAGATATAATAAAGGTTTTAGAGCACGAAGGAAAAGAGGGTTTAGATATGCCTCTGGAAGACGTTATGACGTACCCTGTAGAAACCCTTTTACCCGAAGAAGATATTGTTAAAGCCTTTTATAAGTTCAAAAAATACGGTTTCGGTCGGCTGCCGGTAATTGATACATCAAACCGGGTAATAGGTATAATAACCCCTATGGAACTTGCCGAGGGATTTGCAAGGTATTTGGGTATTCAGGAAAATACCGAAAACATTACAAAAATATCGGATGCAGACCGGCAGGATGATAATGTTATAAAACTAGAAAACAGCGCTGATAATGAAGAAGGTGATAAAGCCCTTTTGAATATGCGTTTTAATATCATAGGCGGGGATTTTAACAGGGCGGGAGAGGCATCCGGCCAGATTAAAGCAAAGCTTAAACAGCTAGGCATAGATTCTGAGACGATTAGAAGGGCTGCAATAGCAAGCTACGAAGCGGAGATGAACATAGTCATTCATGCATATGAAGGTGCTTTGATGGTTACGGTAGCTGAAAAATATATAAAGATTATAGCTAAAGACAAAGGCCCCGGGATTCCGAATATCGAACTGGCCATGCAGGAAGGATATTCAACTGCTTCAGATAAAATAAGGGAACTGGGATTTGGGGCCGGTATGGGTCTTCCAAATATGAAGAGGTGTTCAGATGAATTTGAAATACAATCAGAGGTCGGTGTAGGGACCAGTGTAAAAATGGTTATTCGTTTTTAA
- a CDS encoding [Fe-Fe] hydrogenase large subunit C-terminal domain-containing protein translates to MEQIYHSVTLDRDKCRGCTNCIKNCPTEAIRVRDGKAVILETKCIDCGECIRICPQHAKTATTDSLKILQNYKFNIAIPAPSFCGQFKEDIDVNKLLNALKAVGFNEVYEVAEAAERVTIATREYLKKKDRKKPSISSSCPAIIRLIQIRFPELIDNIIPVKSPMEVTGRIAREKAISLGYRDEDIGIFFITPCPAKVTSIKQPVGSEKSHVNGAFSIAQVYGEVLKNLNSIKDGEVEAIQRSSGVGISWGRAGGENQAIGRNNHLSVDGIHNVIDVLEEVEMGKLNNVDYIECQACIGGCIGGVLTVENHFIARVKLRRLAEKYGEESKLDEKEVLDDYKQGKYFMEEKIQPKPVLQLDDNLGQAIKKMELMEDILKNLPGLDCGACGSPNCRALAEDIVRGYASELDCIFKLRKRVKELAEEMVALSKKVPPAMGIEDTEEGGKLIDTETGTDSG, encoded by the coding sequence ATGGAACAGATATATCATTCGGTTACCCTTGATAGGGATAAATGCAGGGGATGCACAAATTGTATTAAGAATTGTCCGACTGAGGCTATTCGGGTAAGGGACGGGAAAGCCGTTATACTCGAAACAAAATGCATAGATTGCGGCGAATGTATACGTATCTGTCCCCAGCATGCAAAAACGGCTACAACCGATAGTCTGAAAATTTTACAAAATTATAAATTTAATATTGCGATACCTGCCCCTTCCTTTTGCGGTCAGTTTAAAGAAGATATTGATGTAAATAAGCTGTTAAATGCCCTAAAAGCCGTGGGCTTTAACGAAGTCTATGAGGTTGCTGAGGCTGCAGAAAGGGTTACTATTGCGACTAGGGAATATCTTAAAAAGAAAGACAGGAAAAAGCCCAGCATTTCATCATCTTGCCCGGCAATTATCAGGTTAATCCAGATCAGATTTCCTGAACTGATAGATAATATCATCCCGGTTAAATCACCTATGGAGGTTACCGGGAGAATAGCAAGGGAGAAGGCAATTTCGCTTGGATACAGGGATGAAGATATAGGGATATTTTTCATAACCCCCTGCCCTGCCAAAGTTACTTCTATAAAACAGCCGGTAGGTTCAGAAAAATCGCATGTAAATGGAGCTTTTTCCATCGCTCAGGTATATGGCGAGGTGCTGAAAAATCTTAATTCCATTAAAGACGGGGAAGTTGAAGCCATACAAAGGTCTTCAGGGGTAGGTATCAGCTGGGGAAGGGCCGGTGGCGAAAATCAGGCAATCGGCCGTAACAATCACCTTTCAGTAGATGGTATCCATAATGTCATAGATGTCCTAGAAGAGGTTGAAATGGGAAAGCTCAACAATGTAGATTATATAGAGTGCCAGGCATGTATCGGCGGGTGTATAGGAGGAGTACTCACCGTTGAAAACCATTTCATTGCAAGGGTTAAGCTTAGAAGGCTTGCTGAGAAGTATGGTGAAGAGTCTAAGCTTGATGAAAAAGAAGTTCTGGATGACTATAAACAGGGCAAATATTTTATGGAAGAAAAAATCCAGCCTAAACCCGTTTTACAGTTAGATGATAATTTGGGTCAGGCAATCAAAAAGATGGAACTTATGGAAGATATCCTGAAGAATTTACCCGGCCTTGATTGCGGGGCTTGTGGTTCCCCTAATTGCCGTGCCCTCGCCGAAGATATTGTAAGGGGGTATGCATCTGAACTCGACTGCATTTTTAAGCTCAGGAAAAGGGTAAAAGAACTTGCAGAGGAAATGGTCGCCCTGTCAAAAAAGGTGCCGCCTGCTATGGGAATTGAGGATACAGAGGAAGGGGGTAAATTAATTGACACTGAAACTGGGACAGATAGTGGATAA
- a CDS encoding DRTGG domain-containing protein → MTLKLGQIVDNLGLKVVTGTDLLDREVQGGYTSDLLSWVMAHAKEGCLWITVQNHQNIVAVASLLGLAGIIVAEGVEVEEKTREKGEKEKVCILTTEKSAYEISGLLYQMGLGK, encoded by the coding sequence TTGACACTGAAACTGGGACAGATAGTGGATAACCTGGGATTAAAGGTTGTAACGGGAACAGATTTACTCGATAGAGAGGTACAGGGAGGGTATACATCAGACCTCCTTAGCTGGGTAATGGCCCATGCAAAAGAAGGCTGCCTGTGGATTACAGTACAGAATCACCAGAACATTGTAGCTGTAGCCAGCCTTTTAGGCCTTGCCGGAATAATCGTGGCTGAAGGAGTGGAAGTTGAAGAAAAAACCCGTGAGAAAGGTGAAAAAGAGAAAGTGTGTATATTAACTACAGAAAAATCTGCATATGAAATTTCAGGTTTGTTGTACCAGATGGGACTAGGGAAGTAA
- a CDS encoding PHP domain-containing protein: protein MKKYAADLHIHTCLSPCSDNDMTPANILNMAKLAGLDMVGITDHNSAENIKAFLEAAHDYDILVIPGMEVNTREEVHVLCYFQDMDGIMEWQEVIYKHLPPIKNNKDIFGDQLVVDFMGGVIREEERFLLSAVDLSFDEIVKQVTNLGGICIPSHIDRPHNSLIYNLGLIPEDAGICAVEISKNTLYEEVIKEIPVLKEFTVIQSSDAHSLGEILDRRTYFLLEDLTFKEFTLALKRIKGRKVILEI, encoded by the coding sequence ATGAAAAAATATGCTGCAGATTTACACATCCATACATGTCTGTCACCCTGTAGTGACAATGATATGACCCCTGCAAATATTCTCAACATGGCGAAGCTGGCAGGCCTTGATATGGTGGGGATAACCGATCATAATTCTGCCGAGAATATTAAAGCCTTCCTGGAAGCCGCACATGATTATGATATATTAGTTATACCAGGGATGGAAGTAAATACCAGAGAAGAAGTCCATGTGCTGTGTTATTTTCAGGATATGGACGGGATTATGGAATGGCAGGAAGTAATTTATAAACATCTCCCACCGATAAAAAATAATAAGGACATCTTTGGAGATCAGCTGGTGGTTGATTTCATGGGTGGGGTTATCCGTGAAGAGGAAAGATTCCTTTTATCCGCAGTGGATTTATCTTTTGATGAAATTGTGAAACAAGTAACGAACCTTGGAGGGATATGTATCCCTTCCCATATAGATAGGCCCCATAACAGTCTTATATACAATCTCGGTTTAATACCGGAAGATGCGGGGATATGTGCCGTCGAAATCTCCAAGAATACCTTATATGAGGAGGTCATAAAAGAAATTCCCGTTTTAAAGGAATTCACCGTTATACAGTCATCTGATGCCCATTCTCTTGGAGAGATTTTAGATAGAAGGACATATTTTCTTTTAGAAGATTTAACCTTCAAAGAGTTTACATTAGCATTAAAAAGAATAAAAGGAAGGAAGGTGATATTGGAGATTTAG
- the nuoE gene encoding complex I 24 kDa subunit family protein, which translates to MAVNKKASCEDEKYQRLDEYIAEHKGRAGALIPVLQRAQEIFGYLPLEVQKHVAEGLGVPLSEVYGVVTFYSFFNLEPKGKYQISSCLGTACYVRGAAKVLDRIKKELGIEVGETSKDAKFSLQATRCVGACGLAPVIIINDDVYGRLTEDKVPEILKKYE; encoded by the coding sequence ATGGCAGTAAACAAGAAAGCTTCATGCGAAGATGAGAAATATCAGAGATTAGACGAGTATATAGCCGAGCATAAGGGCAGGGCGGGTGCTTTAATTCCCGTGCTGCAGAGGGCTCAGGAGATTTTCGGATATCTGCCCCTTGAGGTCCAGAAACATGTGGCTGAAGGTTTAGGGGTCCCACTGAGTGAGGTTTACGGGGTTGTTACCTTTTATTCCTTCTTCAACCTGGAACCTAAAGGGAAATATCAGATCAGCTCATGTTTGGGAACGGCATGTTATGTAAGAGGTGCTGCAAAGGTTTTAGACAGGATCAAGAAAGAACTGGGTATTGAAGTAGGTGAAACCTCTAAAGATGCCAAATTCTCCCTGCAGGCAACTAGATGTGTAGGCGCCTGCGGCCTTGCACCGGTTATTATTATCAACGATGATGTATACGGAAGACTGACAGAGGATAAAGTCCCAGAAATTCTGAAAAAATACGAGTGA
- a CDS encoding ATP-binding protein, producing the protein MDIVENSISAGATLIEILIRQSIDRDLLEIEVIDNGKGMDRDFLEKVFDPFVTTRTTRKVGLGIPLFKAAAERCDGSFDIQSEPGKGTRVKASFRYSHIDRAPMGDLVNTITALVAGNEQTDFVYHHITDKGEYVFDTREIKKILGDVSINNIKVMEWMRTNIEEGLKLIDGGGE; encoded by the coding sequence ATGGATATTGTTGAAAATTCAATTTCCGCAGGGGCTACTTTGATTGAGATTTTAATAAGACAAAGTATAGATAGAGATTTATTAGAGATAGAGGTAATTGATAATGGGAAAGGAATGGATAGAGACTTTTTAGAGAAGGTATTTGATCCCTTTGTCACCACCAGGACTACGAGGAAGGTAGGTTTGGGGATTCCCCTTTTTAAGGCTGCAGCCGAAAGATGTGATGGTAGCTTCGATATTCAATCGGAGCCGGGTAAGGGAACAAGAGTAAAGGCCAGTTTTCGATACAGCCATATTGATCGTGCTCCTATGGGAGATCTGGTTAATACAATAACGGCCCTTGTAGCAGGAAATGAACAAACCGATTTTGTATACCATCACATTACAGATAAGGGGGAGTATGTCTTCGATACCAGAGAGATAAAAAAAATACTGGGCGATGTCAGCATAAACAACATCAAGGTGATGGAGTGGATGAGGACTAATATTGAAGAGGGTTTAAAGCTAATCGATGGAGGTGGAGAATAA
- a CDS encoding (2Fe-2S) ferredoxin domain-containing protein translates to MKSLEELKRIREEAKKLTQIRKGDHGTKIVVGMGTCGIAAGARQVMTAILDELQKRNITDVIVTQTGCIGFCKYEPLIDVYKPGQPKVTYVNLTPEMAREIVVKHIINNQVIEKWVVPNS, encoded by the coding sequence ATGAAATCTTTAGAAGAGCTTAAAAGGATAAGGGAGGAAGCCAAGAAGCTTACCCAGATAAGAAAAGGCGATCACGGGACAAAGATAGTCGTCGGCATGGGAACCTGCGGAATAGCTGCAGGAGCCAGACAGGTGATGACGGCTATACTGGATGAACTTCAGAAAAGAAATATAACCGATGTAATTGTAACCCAGACCGGCTGTATAGGTTTTTGTAAGTACGAGCCCTTGATCGATGTATATAAACCCGGCCAACCAAAGGTGACATATGTAAACTTAACCCCGGAAATGGCAAGGGAAATCGTTGTTAAGCATATCATAAACAATCAGGTCATAGAAAAATGGGTAGTTCCCAATTCCTAA
- the nuoF gene encoding NADH-quinone oxidoreductase subunit NuoF: MQIYRSHVLICGGTGCTASGSITLQEALQEELKKHKLENEVKIVQTGCFGLCEIGPIMVIYPEGAFYCQVQAEDIPELVEEHLVKGRILERLLYKEKATKEVHRSLTEIDFYKKQKRIALRNCGLINPEVIEEYIANDGYQALGKALTEMTREEVIETIKKSGLRGRGGGGFPTGLKWEFAYKARGNKKYVVCNADEGDPGAFMDRSTLEGDPHSILEAMTIAGYAIGADQGFIYVRAEYPIAVKRLQIAIDQAREKGLLGKDIFGTGFNFDVELRLGAGAFVCGEETALLASIEGRRGEPRPRPPFPANEGLWGKPTLINNVETFANIPPIILNGWEWFASIGTERSKGTKVFALAGKVNNTGLVEIPMGTTLREVVFDIGGGIPNGKKFKAAQTGGPSGGCLPAELLDIPIEYDTLIQAGSMMGSGGMIIMDEDTCMVDIAKFFLQFTQDESCGKCPPCRIGTKRMLEILERITTGKGKEGDIELLEKLAKNIKASALCGLGQTAPNPVLSTIRYFRDEYEAHIKEKRCPAGSCQALLSFNILAEKCKGCGLCAKECPVNAITGEKRSPYTIDQDKCIKCGNCLEKCPFDAIVKR, from the coding sequence ATGCAAATATATAGATCTCATGTTCTTATATGCGGTGGAACCGGTTGTACTGCCTCCGGCAGCATTACCCTGCAAGAGGCTTTACAGGAAGAACTAAAAAAACACAAACTGGAAAACGAGGTTAAGATTGTCCAAACGGGGTGTTTTGGGCTTTGTGAAATAGGCCCTATTATGGTCATCTACCCGGAGGGTGCCTTTTATTGCCAGGTCCAGGCTGAGGATATCCCTGAATTGGTTGAAGAGCATCTGGTTAAAGGGCGTATCCTTGAAAGGCTTCTGTATAAAGAAAAGGCAACAAAAGAAGTGCACCGTTCATTAACAGAAATAGATTTCTATAAGAAACAGAAGAGGATTGCCCTTAGAAACTGCGGATTAATAAATCCTGAGGTTATAGAAGAGTATATAGCAAATGACGGATATCAGGCATTAGGCAAAGCCTTAACGGAAATGACCAGAGAAGAGGTAATCGAGACGATTAAGAAATCCGGATTAAGGGGAAGAGGCGGCGGCGGATTCCCTACAGGTTTAAAATGGGAATTTGCATACAAAGCCAGAGGCAACAAGAAGTATGTAGTATGTAATGCTGATGAAGGAGACCCCGGAGCCTTTATGGACAGGAGCACCCTGGAAGGCGACCCCCATTCTATACTGGAAGCTATGACAATTGCTGGTTATGCTATCGGTGCTGACCAGGGATTCATATATGTTAGGGCCGAATACCCTATAGCTGTTAAGAGACTCCAGATTGCCATCGATCAGGCGAGGGAGAAAGGGCTTTTAGGGAAAGATATTTTCGGCACCGGGTTCAATTTTGATGTTGAGCTCAGATTGGGTGCCGGAGCCTTTGTTTGCGGAGAAGAAACGGCCCTCCTTGCTTCTATTGAGGGCAGGAGAGGCGAACCGAGACCCAGGCCGCCGTTCCCTGCTAATGAGGGTCTGTGGGGCAAACCAACGTTAATTAACAATGTTGAAACCTTTGCCAATATACCCCCCATTATCCTGAACGGCTGGGAATGGTTCGCTAGCATCGGGACGGAAAGAAGCAAGGGCACAAAGGTATTTGCTTTAGCAGGTAAGGTAAACAATACTGGACTGGTAGAGATCCCGATGGGTACCACCCTGAGAGAAGTGGTTTTCGATATCGGCGGCGGTATACCGAACGGCAAGAAATTCAAAGCTGCACAGACAGGTGGCCCTTCAGGAGGATGTTTACCTGCCGAACTGCTGGATATACCTATTGAATACGATACCCTGATTCAGGCCGGTTCGATGATGGGTTCCGGCGGGATGATCATAATGGATGAAGATACATGCATGGTAGATATAGCCAAATTCTTCCTGCAGTTTACGCAAGATGAATCATGCGGCAAATGTCCTCCGTGCAGAATTGGCACAAAGCGGATGCTGGAAATCCTCGAGCGGATAACTACAGGTAAAGGCAAGGAAGGGGATATCGAGCTCCTGGAAAAACTAGCTAAGAATATCAAGGCATCAGCCCTGTGCGGCTTAGGGCAAACGGCTCCGAACCCCGTTTTAAGCACTATAAGGTATTTCAGGGATGAATATGAAGCCCACATTAAGGAAAAGAGATGCCCGGCAGGTTCATGCCAGGCCCTGTTAAGCTTCAACATCCTGGCTGAAAAATGCAAGGGCTGCGGCCTGTGTGCCAAAGAGTGTCCTGTAAACGCAATTACCGGAGAAAAGAGGTCTCCGTATACCATAGATCAGGATAAGTGTATTAAATGCGGCAACTGCTTAGAGAAATGTCCTTTTGATGCTATTGTTAAAAGGTAA